In Corynebacterium nuruki S6-4, the following proteins share a genomic window:
- a CDS encoding GntP family permease, with protein MVRLSSPRSAPWVMSAVAFLVAIPMFFDVGLVMLMPVIYAVALRLDVAAGRPKTWYLQILIPAVAALSCLHAMLPPHPDPMIAVNALDADIGLTLGLGLICAIPAVILAGPVYARLVVSRFRLEPSDGLVRQFTGSTPGEVEERRWAARSGSPVTVPVPHRHGKESGTELRPVPTWTAFVCVLVPVVLTLFSALVDVFAPDAAVATPAHLLGHPVVAMLVAVLVAGALLSHVSGMSGADVKSSFKASLGSVAGVALIIAGGGMFNQVLTASGIDTAVVDLLGDLHINEILLGWLIGLVLAFCTGSSTVGIVSATGILAPLLAGADPVLVSLVVIATGSGSLGLNWVNHAGFWFIKESFGMTLGQATKTHMAAETIVSVVGLVMALFLSLFV; from the coding sequence GTGGTCCGGCTCAGCTCACCGCGCAGTGCCCCGTGGGTGATGTCGGCGGTGGCGTTCCTGGTGGCCATCCCGATGTTCTTCGACGTCGGCCTGGTGATGCTCATGCCGGTGATCTACGCTGTCGCGCTGCGCCTCGACGTGGCGGCGGGCCGGCCGAAGACCTGGTACCTGCAGATCCTCATTCCCGCGGTCGCCGCGCTGTCCTGCCTGCACGCGATGCTGCCGCCGCACCCGGACCCGATGATCGCGGTCAACGCGTTGGACGCCGACATCGGTCTCACGCTCGGGCTCGGCCTGATCTGTGCGATTCCGGCGGTGATCCTCGCCGGTCCGGTGTACGCCCGGCTCGTGGTCTCCCGGTTCCGGCTGGAACCCTCCGACGGCCTGGTCCGGCAGTTCACCGGCTCCACCCCGGGTGAGGTCGAGGAGCGGCGGTGGGCGGCGCGCTCCGGGTCGCCGGTCACCGTCCCGGTGCCGCACCGGCACGGGAAGGAATCGGGGACGGAGCTGCGTCCGGTGCCGACCTGGACCGCCTTCGTGTGCGTCCTTGTCCCGGTGGTGCTCACCCTGTTCTCCGCCCTCGTCGACGTCTTCGCGCCGGACGCCGCGGTGGCGACCCCGGCCCACCTGCTCGGCCACCCGGTCGTGGCGATGCTCGTCGCCGTCCTCGTCGCCGGCGCACTGCTGTCCCATGTCAGCGGGATGAGCGGTGCGGACGTGAAGAGCTCCTTCAAGGCCTCCCTGGGGTCGGTGGCCGGGGTGGCGCTGATCATCGCCGGGGGCGGCATGTTCAACCAGGTGCTCACCGCGAGCGGGATCGACACGGCGGTCGTCGACCTGCTCGGTGACCTGCACATCAACGAGATCCTGCTGGGCTGGCTCATCGGGCTGGTGCTGGCGTTCTGCACCGGGTCCTCGACCGTCGGGATCGTCAGTGCGACGGGGATTCTCGCGCCGCTGCTTGCCGGCGCCGACCCGGTCCTCGTCTCGCTGGTGGTGATCGCCACCGGGTCGGGGTCCCTCGGCCTGAACTGGGTGAACCATGCCGGGTTCTGGTTCATCAAGGAGTCTTTCGGGATGACTCTGGGGCAGGCGACGAAGACGCACATGGCGGCGGAGACCATTGTCTCGGTTGTCGGCCTGGTCATGGCCCTGTTCCTCTCGCTGTTCGTGTAG
- a CDS encoding MetQ/NlpA family ABC transporter substrate-binding protein, with the protein MTIFTHHSRALRAIAAVTASAGIVAGLAACADDGTGKSDDTIRVATSPGPYSELFQQGVQPILEKDGYKVEIKDFTELQQADTALQENTADLNVDQHTAYMKNFNKETGADLASLTQIPTVPSGLYSSKHKDLKEIADGQSVSVPEDASNTSRALRLLKQAGWITVKPGTDETSIRMQDIADNPHNLDIRTMDSAFIPRGLDDVDWAVIPGSMAYASGVDQKLELLQEELLPDLILVAVTQQDQVDSDWAKAVTDAYRSDEFADYLKGRNEGNYWFVPDDLKK; encoded by the coding sequence ATGACCATCTTCACGCACCACTCCCGTGCACTGCGCGCCATCGCGGCCGTCACGGCGTCCGCCGGTATCGTCGCCGGCCTCGCCGCCTGCGCGGACGACGGCACCGGCAAGTCCGATGACACGATCCGGGTCGCCACGTCACCGGGACCGTACAGCGAACTGTTCCAGCAGGGCGTGCAGCCGATCCTGGAGAAGGACGGCTACAAGGTCGAGATCAAGGACTTCACCGAACTGCAGCAGGCCGATACCGCCCTACAGGAGAACACCGCCGACCTCAACGTCGACCAGCACACGGCCTACATGAAGAACTTCAACAAGGAGACCGGCGCGGACCTCGCCTCGCTCACCCAGATTCCCACCGTCCCCTCGGGCCTGTACTCCTCGAAGCACAAGGACCTCAAGGAGATCGCCGACGGGCAGAGTGTCTCGGTCCCCGAGGACGCCTCCAACACCTCCCGTGCCCTGCGCCTGCTGAAGCAGGCCGGCTGGATCACCGTCAAGCCGGGCACCGACGAAACCTCCATCCGGATGCAGGACATCGCCGACAACCCCCACAACCTGGACATCCGCACCATGGACTCCGCGTTCATCCCCCGCGGGCTCGACGACGTCGACTGGGCCGTCATCCCCGGCTCGATGGCCTACGCCTCCGGGGTGGACCAGAAGCTCGAACTGCTCCAGGAGGAGCTGCTGCCCGACCTCATCCTCGTCGCCGTCACCCAGCAGGACCAGGTGGACTCCGACTGGGCGAAGGCCGTCACCGACGCCTACCGGTCCGACGAGTTCGCCGACTACCTCAAGGGCCGCAACGAGGGTAACTACTGGTTCGTCCCGGACGACCTGAAGAAGTGA
- a CDS encoding aspartate aminotransferase family protein — protein sequence MTTSTAASTAATPGASARSDTVFPQRPTTAAEVSDLDRAHVFHSWSAQDEIDPLPVATGDGASFTDYEGNEYLDFGSQLVYVNLGHRHPRLIRAIKDQAETLPTIAPAFANDVRSQLATMIAQVAPGNLNHVFFTNGGADANENAVRMARAVTGRRKVMSAYRSYHGATATAISLTGDPRRWSNEPGDSSVVHFFGPYLYRSVWNAETAEAETASALNALEQQIILEGPDTIAAVILETVVGTNGILVPPPGFLVGVRELCTKYGIMYIADEVMAGFGRTGQWFAVDNWDIEPDLITFAKGVNSGYVPLGGVVVSDAIRDFYAHRSFGGGLTYSGHPLACAVAVESMKTFVDEGILERVRDLGERVVAPRLAAMKEKHAVVGDVRGLGLFWAVELVKDAQTREPLVPFNAAGESNTPMAEFTRLCQAGGVWPWTHFNGVHIGPPLVISEEDLVRGLDVIDAALGELDRYAV from the coding sequence ATGACCACCTCCACCGCTGCGTCCACCGCTGCGACACCCGGGGCGTCCGCCCGGTCCGACACCGTCTTCCCGCAGCGTCCCACCACCGCCGCCGAGGTCAGCGACCTCGACCGCGCCCACGTCTTCCACTCCTGGTCCGCCCAGGACGAGATCGACCCGCTGCCCGTCGCCACCGGCGACGGCGCCTCCTTCACCGACTACGAGGGCAACGAGTACCTCGACTTCGGATCCCAGCTCGTCTACGTCAACCTCGGCCACCGCCACCCGCGGCTCATCCGGGCGATCAAGGACCAGGCGGAGACCCTGCCCACCATCGCCCCGGCCTTCGCCAACGATGTCCGCTCCCAGCTCGCCACCATGATCGCGCAGGTCGCCCCGGGGAACCTCAACCATGTCTTCTTCACTAACGGCGGCGCGGACGCCAACGAGAACGCCGTGCGCATGGCCCGCGCCGTCACCGGACGCCGCAAGGTGATGAGCGCCTACCGCTCGTACCACGGGGCGACCGCCACGGCGATCAGCCTGACCGGCGACCCGCGCCGCTGGTCCAATGAACCCGGCGACTCCTCCGTCGTGCACTTCTTCGGCCCGTACCTGTACCGCTCGGTGTGGAACGCGGAGACCGCGGAGGCCGAGACGGCGTCCGCCCTCAACGCCCTGGAACAGCAGATCATCCTGGAAGGCCCGGACACGATCGCCGCGGTCATCCTGGAGACCGTCGTGGGCACCAACGGCATCCTCGTGCCGCCGCCCGGTTTCCTCGTCGGCGTGCGGGAGCTGTGCACGAAATACGGCATCATGTACATCGCCGACGAGGTCATGGCCGGTTTCGGACGCACCGGCCAGTGGTTCGCGGTGGACAACTGGGACATCGAACCCGACCTCATCACCTTCGCCAAGGGCGTGAACTCCGGCTACGTCCCGCTCGGCGGCGTGGTCGTCTCGGACGCGATCCGGGACTTCTACGCCCACCGGTCCTTCGGCGGCGGGCTGACCTACTCCGGACACCCGCTGGCGTGCGCGGTCGCCGTCGAGTCGATGAAGACCTTCGTCGACGAGGGCATCCTCGAACGCGTCCGCGACCTCGGCGAACGCGTCGTGGCGCCGCGGCTGGCGGCGATGAAGGAGAAGCACGCCGTCGTCGGGGACGTCCGTGGCCTCGGCCTGTTCTGGGCCGTCGAACTGGTGAAGGACGCACAGACCCGCGAGCCGCTGGTGCCGTTCAACGCCGCGGGGGAGTCCAACACCCCGATGGCGGAGTTCACCCGGCTGTGCCAGGCCGGCGGCGTGTGGCCGTGGACCCACTTCAACGGTGTGCACATCGGCCCGCCGCTGGTCATCTCCGAGGAGGACCTCGTGCGCGGTCTCGACGTCATCGACGCGGCGCTCGGGGAGCTCGACCGGTACGCGGTCTGA
- a CDS encoding CoA-acylating methylmalonate-semialdehyde dehydrogenase gives MTSTLDNIATLHHFIGGDASTAGDRTSPVYNPATGVQTGQVPLADAATLTAAVDAAETAAPAWRSTGMAKRANIMFNLRQIITARRGELAAIITAEHGKVLDDADGEITRGLENVEFCAGLVHHMKGETLEQASTGVDVTQLRQPVGVVACITPFNFPAMVPLWMVTTAIAAGNTVILKPSEKVPSAALWLAEAFREAGLPDGVLNVVNGDKDTVDRILDEPRIKAVSFVGSTPIARHIYTTAAANGKRVQALGGAKNHMVVMPDADLDAAADAAVSAGYGAAGERCMAVSVVVAVGDIADDLVAKVSSRMTDLTVADGATAGADMGPVITAEAKDRIEGYVAGAAGEGATVVVDGRAGHGTDLPEQGFFTGPTLLDHVRPGMRVYDEEIFGPVLSVVRVETYDEAVELINNCRFANGTAIFTRDGRAARSFTFDIEVGMVGVNVPIPVPIGAFSFGGWKDSLFGDTHMYGPESFNFYTRRKVVTERWPLPSESQITMGFPTN, from the coding sequence ATGACCAGCACCCTCGACAACATTGCGACGCTCCACCATTTCATCGGTGGGGACGCCTCCACCGCAGGTGACCGCACCAGCCCGGTGTACAACCCCGCCACCGGCGTCCAGACCGGCCAGGTCCCCCTCGCCGACGCCGCCACCCTCACCGCCGCCGTCGACGCCGCCGAAACCGCCGCCCCCGCCTGGCGGTCCACCGGCATGGCCAAGCGCGCGAACATCATGTTCAACCTCCGCCAGATCATCACCGCCCGCCGCGGCGAACTCGCCGCGATCATCACCGCCGAACACGGCAAGGTCCTCGACGACGCCGACGGCGAGATCACCCGCGGCCTCGAGAACGTCGAATTCTGCGCCGGCCTGGTCCACCACATGAAAGGCGAAACCCTCGAACAGGCCTCCACCGGCGTCGACGTCACCCAACTGCGCCAGCCCGTCGGCGTGGTCGCCTGCATCACCCCGTTCAACTTCCCCGCCATGGTCCCGCTGTGGATGGTCACCACCGCCATCGCCGCCGGCAACACCGTCATCCTCAAGCCCAGCGAAAAAGTCCCCTCGGCCGCCCTGTGGCTGGCCGAAGCCTTCCGCGAGGCCGGCCTGCCCGACGGGGTACTCAACGTCGTCAACGGCGACAAGGACACCGTCGACCGGATCCTCGACGAACCCCGCATCAAGGCCGTCAGCTTCGTCGGCTCCACCCCGATCGCCCGGCACATCTACACCACCGCCGCCGCCAACGGGAAGCGCGTCCAGGCCCTCGGCGGGGCGAAGAACCACATGGTCGTCATGCCCGACGCCGACCTCGACGCCGCCGCCGACGCCGCGGTCTCCGCCGGCTACGGGGCCGCCGGGGAACGCTGCATGGCCGTCTCCGTCGTCGTCGCCGTCGGGGACATCGCCGACGACCTGGTCGCCAAGGTCAGCTCCCGGATGACGGACCTCACCGTCGCCGACGGTGCGACCGCCGGGGCGGACATGGGCCCGGTGATCACCGCCGAGGCGAAGGACCGGATCGAAGGCTATGTCGCCGGCGCCGCCGGGGAGGGCGCGACCGTCGTCGTCGACGGCCGGGCCGGCCACGGCACCGACCTGCCGGAGCAGGGCTTCTTCACCGGCCCGACCCTGCTGGACCACGTGCGCCCGGGGATGCGGGTCTACGACGAGGAGATCTTCGGCCCGGTCCTGTCGGTCGTGCGGGTGGAGACCTACGACGAGGCGGTGGAGCTGATCAACAACTGCCGGTTCGCCAACGGTACGGCGATCTTCACCCGCGACGGCCGGGCCGCCCGGTCCTTCACCTTCGACATCGAGGTCGGGATGGTGGGGGTCAACGTGCCGATCCCGGTGCCGATCGGCGCATTCTCCTTCGGCGGGTGGAAGGACTCGCTGTTCGGCGACACGCACATGTACGGCCCCGAGTCGTTCAACTTCTACACCCGCCGCAAGGTCGTCACCGAACGCTGGCCGCTGCCGAGTGAATCGCAGATCACCATGGGATTCCCCACCAACTGA
- a CDS encoding M20/M25/M40 family metallo-hydrolase, with protein MTDPLYTDALDLLQQLVRNACVNDLTPDSGQEVRNADTLGQFFADEIAAGAATGAVQVQRLEPRPGRTSIIVTVPGSDPDAEPLTFLGHTDVVPVDEARWTRDPFGAEIVGDGPDDPDAVIYGRGTTDMLGLTAPMAAVTRAVAREAASGRPPRGTLTFVGVADEEARGGLGAKWLSEVHPEAFSWRNCISETGGSHLPVSDGSDAVTVTVGEKGAAQRRLHVTGDAGHGSQPWGRDLAVARIAEVARRIADYRQPVSKDPLWTGFVDAFRFSPDIREALLTDPDEDDYLAFGDLARYAHAVSHLTVSPTVLRAGQAINVLPSAAYLELDIRTLPGQTDDVDARLREALGDLADEVEIEHLISEPAEVSTTGSALYEAITATVGEFFPEATVVPTLSAGGSDLRFGRRLGGVGYGFALNARDRSLADVNAQLHTHDEHLPLVDLKLTVAAYRSLVDRFVG; from the coding sequence ATGACCGACCCGCTCTACACCGATGCCCTGGACCTGCTGCAGCAGCTGGTCCGCAACGCCTGCGTCAACGACCTCACCCCCGATTCCGGCCAGGAGGTGCGTAACGCGGACACTCTCGGGCAGTTCTTCGCCGACGAGATCGCCGCCGGCGCTGCCACCGGCGCCGTGCAGGTGCAGCGCCTGGAACCCCGCCCGGGCCGCACCAGCATCATCGTCACCGTGCCCGGCTCCGACCCGGACGCCGAACCGCTGACCTTCCTCGGCCACACCGACGTCGTCCCCGTCGACGAGGCACGCTGGACCCGCGACCCGTTCGGCGCGGAGATCGTCGGCGACGGCCCCGACGATCCGGACGCGGTCATCTACGGCCGTGGCACCACCGACATGCTCGGCCTCACCGCCCCGATGGCCGCGGTCACCCGGGCGGTGGCCCGGGAGGCGGCGTCCGGACGTCCCCCGCGCGGCACCCTCACCTTCGTCGGCGTCGCCGACGAGGAGGCACGCGGCGGCCTCGGCGCCAAGTGGCTCTCCGAGGTCCACCCCGAGGCGTTCAGCTGGCGCAACTGCATCTCGGAGACCGGTGGTTCACACCTGCCGGTCAGCGACGGATCGGACGCCGTGACGGTCACCGTGGGGGAGAAGGGTGCGGCCCAGCGTCGCCTGCACGTCACCGGCGACGCCGGCCACGGCTCCCAGCCGTGGGGCCGGGACCTCGCCGTCGCCCGGATCGCCGAGGTCGCCCGGCGGATCGCCGACTACCGGCAGCCCGTGTCGAAGGACCCGCTGTGGACCGGTTTCGTCGACGCCTTCCGGTTCTCCCCGGACATCCGGGAGGCCCTGCTCACCGACCCGGACGAGGACGACTACCTGGCCTTCGGCGACCTCGCCCGCTACGCCCACGCGGTCTCCCACCTCACCGTCTCCCCGACGGTGCTGCGCGCCGGGCAGGCCATCAACGTGCTGCCGAGCGCCGCCTACCTGGAACTCGACATCCGCACACTGCCCGGGCAGACCGACGACGTGGACGCCCGGCTGCGCGAGGCCCTCGGTGACCTGGCCGACGAGGTGGAGATCGAGCATCTCATCTCTGAACCCGCCGAGGTCAGCACCACCGGGTCAGCACTGTACGAGGCGATCACCGCCACCGTCGGCGAGTTCTTCCCGGAGGCGACGGTGGTGCCGACCCTGTCGGCCGGTGGTTCCGATCTCCGGTTCGGACGCCGCCTCGGGGGTGTGGGCTACGGATTCGCCCTCAATGCGCGGGACCGGTCGCTGGCCGACGTCAATGCGCAGCTGCACACCCATGACGAGCACCTGCCGCTGGTCGATCTGAAGCTGACGGTGGCGGCCTACCGGTCCCTGGTCGACCGGTTCGTGGGGTAG
- a CDS encoding glycerophosphodiester phosphodiesterase produces the protein MTGTRPEPFPDIVRDGHRTRLKWHRARRRLTDEPFTVARIREGLAAGASVEIDVRVRRDGTVEIRHDPRRWWRPESGPVGTLADLADLAALADLAALSGTGAVLQLDIKDSGTVLRRRMTARSRETVRVALGELGPAVILSAGDPAAVAVFADTLPGAAVGTDPCTRGRIRELRRTGDVPGFVASTVAAAPDATTVYLDHRVVTGAADAGSDIVAAFHAGGMAVDAYTVPTADEATVPLLERLLDLRVDQITTDDPEGVFRRLR, from the coding sequence ATGACCGGAACCCGTCCTGAACCGTTCCCCGACATCGTGCGCGACGGGCACCGTACCCGGCTGAAGTGGCACCGGGCGCGGCGCCGGCTCACCGATGAGCCGTTCACTGTCGCACGGATCCGGGAGGGGCTCGCCGCCGGGGCGAGTGTGGAGATCGATGTGCGGGTCCGCCGGGACGGCACGGTGGAGATCCGGCATGATCCGCGCCGCTGGTGGCGTCCGGAGTCCGGCCCGGTCGGCACCCTCGCTGACCTCGCAGACCTCGCTGCCCTCGCTGACCTGGCCGCTCTCTCCGGCACCGGCGCGGTGCTGCAGCTGGACATCAAGGATTCCGGGACAGTGCTGCGCCGCCGGATGACCGCGCGGTCCCGGGAGACGGTCCGGGTGGCGCTGGGGGAGCTGGGGCCGGCGGTCATCCTGTCGGCCGGTGACCCGGCCGCGGTCGCCGTCTTTGCCGACACTCTGCCCGGGGCCGCGGTCGGCACCGACCCGTGCACACGTGGCCGCATCCGGGAGCTCCGCCGGACCGGGGACGTCCCGGGCTTCGTCGCTTCGACGGTGGCGGCGGCGCCGGATGCGACGACCGTCTATCTGGACCACCGGGTGGTCACCGGTGCGGCCGATGCCGGCAGCGACATCGTCGCGGCCTTCCATGCCGGGGGCATGGCGGTGGACGCCTACACGGTGCCGACCGCCGATGAGGCGACGGTGCCGCTGCTGGAGCGGCTACTGGATCTGCGGGTCGACCAGATCACGACCGATGATCCGGAGGGGGTGTTCCGCCGACTTCGCTAG
- a CDS encoding lipase maturation factor family protein: MNGFAAVDFEVARQVLQRGIAVLFLIGFISTLNQFRPLAGEHGLLPAPGFLRRARRIEAASGRKILRPTVFRWIRYTDRRLVILCTTGIVLAALLVTGLPQAGPPWVPMLCFLALWAGYMSVTSIGQTFYGFGWEMLLCEAGFLAAFLGSASQPPPTVIIVLFWWLLFRLEFGAGMIKIRGGREWRDLTALMYHHETQPMPGPFSRTAHLLPRWFHRGEVIGNHITQLGVTWLLFVPVLSLVTDAAWPLLVGAGAAAVMVLTQLWLVLTGNFAWLNWATIVLAFSAAGIPHSGTPDATLPVWWTVLTTVVFVGYVVASWPAARNLAAKNQVMNGAFNRLQLANAYGAFGTVTKTRTEYVIEGTTAADPGEDDWREYGFKGKPGDVSRRPRQFAPYHLRLDWMMWFLPLGGRLDSWFVVLLRRLLAADAPTLKLLDSDPFDGAPPRLVRVVSYRYRFADRAQFRATGQRWIRDRRYVLVPGLAAEDLDTGR, encoded by the coding sequence ATGAACGGTTTCGCCGCCGTGGATTTCGAGGTCGCGCGCCAGGTGCTGCAGCGGGGCATCGCGGTGCTGTTCCTCATCGGATTCATCTCCACGCTCAACCAGTTCCGACCGCTGGCGGGCGAGCACGGTCTGCTCCCCGCCCCCGGGTTCCTCCGCCGGGCACGACGGATCGAGGCGGCGTCCGGGCGGAAGATCCTGCGCCCCACCGTCTTCCGGTGGATCCGCTACACCGACCGGCGCCTGGTCATCCTGTGCACCACCGGCATCGTCCTCGCCGCCCTGCTGGTCACCGGCCTGCCGCAGGCCGGGCCACCCTGGGTGCCGATGCTGTGTTTCCTGGCTCTGTGGGCCGGGTACATGTCGGTGACGAGTATCGGCCAGACGTTCTACGGGTTCGGCTGGGAGATGCTGCTGTGCGAGGCCGGGTTCCTCGCCGCCTTCCTCGGCTCCGCCTCCCAGCCGCCGCCGACGGTCATCATCGTCCTGTTCTGGTGGCTGCTGTTCCGGCTGGAGTTCGGTGCCGGGATGATCAAGATCCGCGGCGGGCGGGAATGGCGCGACCTCACCGCCCTGATGTACCACCACGAGACCCAGCCGATGCCCGGGCCGTTCAGCAGGACCGCGCACCTGCTGCCCCGCTGGTTCCACCGCGGTGAGGTCATCGGCAACCACATCACGCAGCTCGGGGTGACGTGGCTGCTGTTCGTCCCGGTGCTGTCCCTGGTGACGGACGCCGCCTGGCCGCTGCTCGTCGGCGCGGGCGCGGCGGCGGTCATGGTCCTCACCCAGCTGTGGCTGGTGCTCACGGGCAACTTCGCGTGGCTGAACTGGGCGACGATCGTCCTGGCGTTTTCCGCGGCGGGGATCCCGCACTCCGGGACGCCGGACGCCACGCTCCCGGTGTGGTGGACCGTCCTCACCACCGTGGTCTTCGTCGGCTATGTCGTGGCCAGCTGGCCGGCGGCGCGCAACCTCGCGGCGAAGAACCAGGTGATGAACGGGGCCTTCAACCGGCTGCAGCTCGCCAACGCCTACGGCGCCTTCGGCACGGTGACGAAGACCCGCACCGAGTACGTCATCGAGGGCACCACTGCGGCCGACCCCGGCGAGGACGACTGGCGGGAGTACGGCTTCAAGGGCAAGCCCGGTGACGTGTCCCGCCGGCCCCGGCAGTTCGCCCCCTACCACCTGCGGCTCGACTGGATGATGTGGTTCCTGCCGCTGGGTGGCCGCCTCGACAGCTGGTTCGTCGTCCTGCTGCGCCGACTGCTGGCCGCGGACGCCCCGACGCTGAAACTCCTGGACTCCGACCCCTTCGACGGCGCTCCACCGCGGCTGGTGCGGGTGGTGTCCTACCGGTACCGCTTCGCCGACCGTGCGCAGTTCCGGGCCACCGGGCAGCGATGGATCCGCGATCGGCGGTATGTTCTGGTACCGGGACTGGCCGCCGAGGATCTGGACACCGGGCGGTAG
- a CDS encoding DUF1684 domain-containing protein — protein MTTATSQSWKTWHTDRIAAVTAPDGAAALTGTHWIHATGPDDAVEVPGVPGRWYIDGDGDTVAVTGTGLPDGWTTPVRLAPGDRVSDGGLTLVGHARAGDAALRVFDATAGTRTSVSGIEVFDHDPAWEVTAHFVADPATVTVTSADGFEAPGSTAGRLEFTLPDGTSHSLRVTDADGGFFVSFSDAGRAAGTHAFRFLHIPAPDADGNTVIDFNRAELPAFAFSGAFHCPLPSAANLLDVPVPAGERRVARFR, from the coding sequence ATGACCACCGCCACATCACAGTCCTGGAAGACCTGGCACACCGACCGGATCGCCGCCGTCACCGCCCCCGACGGTGCCGCCGCACTCACCGGGACGCACTGGATCCACGCCACCGGCCCCGACGACGCGGTCGAGGTCCCGGGCGTACCGGGGCGGTGGTACATCGACGGCGACGGGGACACCGTCGCCGTCACCGGCACCGGTCTGCCCGACGGGTGGACCACGCCGGTACGCCTGGCGCCCGGCGACCGGGTGTCCGACGGCGGCCTGACCCTCGTCGGCCATGCCCGGGCCGGGGATGCCGCACTGCGGGTCTTCGACGCCACCGCCGGCACCCGGACCTCCGTCAGCGGTATCGAGGTGTTCGACCACGACCCGGCCTGGGAGGTGACCGCCCACTTCGTCGCCGACCCCGCGACCGTGACCGTCACCAGCGCCGACGGCTTCGAAGCACCGGGGTCGACCGCGGGCCGGCTCGAGTTCACCCTGCCCGACGGCACCTCCCACAGCCTCCGGGTCACCGACGCGGACGGTGGATTCTTCGTCTCCTTCTCGGATGCGGGACGGGCGGCCGGCACCCATGCCTTCCGCTTCCTGCACATCCCGGCGCCGGACGCCGACGGGAACACGGTGATCGACTTCAACCGGGCCGAACTGCCCGCGTTCGCGTTCTCCGGTGCCTTCCACTGCCCGCTGCCGTCGGCTGCCAACCTGTTGGACGTGCCTGTTCCGGCGGGGGAGCGGCGGGTTGCGCGGTTCCGCTGA
- a CDS encoding sulfurtransferase, protein MSLISATSLADLLAGPDAATVTVLDVRWTLARPDGRDAFAAGHIPGARYLDLDSQLSDHSRTGLGRHPLPTGPALQESLRSLGVNDGDTVVVYDDGQAAGSSRAWWTLTAAGLEDVRILDGGWSAWQESGGAVETGPATAPAPGDVTVTYGDLYDGARRTLTKEQAAATGEHSVLLDARAPERYRGETEPVDPVAGHIPGAANLPSTSVLDGDGRFLPADELREVFAELGVGPTTAGGPVSGAYCGSGVSAAVLVAAADSVGIDLALFPGSWSQWSADLDQA, encoded by the coding sequence ATGAGCCTCATCTCCGCCACCTCCCTCGCCGACCTCCTCGCCGGGCCGGACGCCGCCACCGTCACCGTCCTCGACGTCCGCTGGACCCTCGCCCGGCCCGACGGCCGCGACGCCTTCGCCGCCGGGCACATCCCCGGGGCCCGCTATCTGGACCTCGACTCGCAGCTCAGCGACCATTCCCGCACGGGGTTGGGACGCCATCCACTGCCGACCGGGCCGGCGCTGCAGGAGTCGCTGCGCAGTCTCGGGGTCAATGACGGGGACACGGTCGTGGTCTACGACGACGGGCAGGCCGCCGGGTCCTCCCGCGCCTGGTGGACACTCACCGCCGCGGGCCTGGAGGATGTCCGGATCCTGGACGGAGGCTGGTCCGCATGGCAGGAGTCCGGCGGAGCGGTCGAGACCGGCCCCGCGACCGCGCCTGCTCCCGGCGACGTCACCGTGACCTACGGGGACCTGTATGACGGTGCCCGGCGGACGTTGACGAAGGAACAGGCGGCGGCGACCGGGGAACACAGCGTCCTCCTGGATGCCCGCGCCCCGGAGCGCTACCGCGGGGAGACCGAGCCCGTCGACCCCGTGGCCGGGCACATCCCCGGGGCGGCGAACCTGCCCTCGACCTCCGTGCTCGACGGGGACGGGCGGTTCCTGCCGGCAGATGAACTGCGCGAGGTCTTCGCGGAGCTCGGGGTGGGGCCGACGACCGCAGGAGGTCCGGTCTCCGGTGCCTACTGCGGTTCTGGGGTCTCCGCCGCGGTCCTGGTGGCGGCAGCGGATTCGGTCGGCATCGACCTGGCCCTGTTCCCCGGCTCCTGGTCGCAGTGGTCGGCGGACCTGGATCAGGCCTGA